A stretch of the Clostridium botulinum genome encodes the following:
- the glpK gene encoding glycerol kinase GlpK, with amino-acid sequence MEKQQYVMALDQGTTSSRCIVFNKQGEIVSVSQKEFKQIYPKAGWVEHDPMEIWGTQAGVAREALAGAGLYGTDLAGIGITNQRETTVVWNKITGVPVYNAIVWQCRRTAGYCDTLREKGFDKKVKEKTGLILDAYFSGTKIKWILDNVPGAKEQAEKGELIFGNIDTWLIWNLTKGKVHVTDHTNASRTMLYNIHELKWDDEILEELGIPKSMLPEVKPSSCVYGETDELIFGAPVPISGDAGDQQAALFGQLCCKEGMAKNTYGTGCFLLMNTGNKAVESKNGLLTTMAASYAGKIEYALEGSIFIGGAVIQWLRDELRMIRKASESERYALDVEDSNGVYLVPAFVGLGAPYWDAYARGTVVGLTRGAKKEHFIRAALESMAYQTYDVLKAMEEDAGTSLKTLKVDGGACANNFLMQFQSDVLNKPVVRPEVIETTALGAAYLAGLAVGYWKDVEDLSKSVKPSQTFSPKMEDIKRIDIINGWHKAVGRAQGWEK; translated from the coding sequence ATGGAAAAACAACAATATGTAATGGCGTTAGATCAAGGTACAACAAGTTCAAGATGTATAGTATTTAATAAACAAGGTGAAATCGTATCCGTATCACAAAAAGAATTTAAACAAATTTACCCAAAAGCTGGTTGGGTTGAACATGATCCAATGGAGATATGGGGAACTCAAGCAGGTGTTGCTAGAGAAGCGTTAGCAGGTGCAGGACTTTATGGAACAGATCTTGCTGGTATTGGTATTACAAATCAAAGAGAAACTACAGTAGTATGGAATAAGATTACAGGAGTTCCAGTATACAATGCTATAGTATGGCAATGCAGAAGAACAGCTGGATATTGTGATACATTAAGAGAAAAAGGATTCGATAAAAAAGTAAAAGAAAAGACTGGACTTATTTTAGACGCTTACTTCTCTGGAACAAAAATCAAATGGATACTAGATAACGTGCCTGGAGCAAAAGAACAAGCTGAAAAAGGTGAATTAATATTTGGTAACATAGATACTTGGTTAATCTGGAACTTAACTAAAGGAAAGGTTCATGTAACAGATCATACAAATGCTTCAAGAACTATGTTATATAACATACATGAATTAAAATGGGATGATGAAATATTAGAAGAATTAGGAATCCCTAAATCAATGCTTCCAGAAGTTAAACCTTCAAGTTGTGTATATGGAGAAACTGATGAATTAATATTTGGTGCTCCAGTTCCAATATCAGGAGATGCTGGTGACCAACAAGCAGCATTATTCGGACAACTTTGTTGTAAAGAAGGTATGGCTAAAAACACTTATGGAACAGGTTGTTTCCTATTAATGAATACTGGAAATAAAGCAGTAGAATCTAAGAATGGACTTCTTACAACAATGGCTGCTTCATATGCTGGAAAGATTGAATATGCATTAGAAGGAAGTATATTCATAGGTGGAGCTGTAATTCAATGGCTACGTGATGAATTAAGAATGATAAGAAAAGCATCAGAATCAGAAAGATATGCATTAGATGTTGAAGACTCTAACGGGGTATATTTAGTACCAGCTTTCGTTGGCCTTGGAGCACCATATTGGGATGCTTATGCAAGAGGAACTGTAGTTGGACTTACTAGAGGAGCTAAAAAAGAACACTTTATAAGAGCTGCATTAGAATCTATGGCATATCAAACTTATGATGTATTAAAGGCTATGGAAGAAGATGCAGGAACAAGCTTAAAAACATTAAAAGTAGATGGAGGAGCTTGTGCTAATAACTTCTTAATGCAATTCCAATCTGATGTATTAAATAAACCGGTTGTAAGACCAGAAGTTATTGAAACAACAGCATTAGGAGCTGCTTATCTTGCAGGACTTGCAGTGGGATATTGGAAAGATGTTGAAGATTTATCTAAGAGTGTTAAACCTTCTCAAACATTCTCACCTAAGATGGAAGATATAAAGAGAATAGATATTATCAACGGATGGCATAAAGCTGTTGGTAGAGCTCAAGGTTGGGAAAAATAA
- a CDS encoding acetyl-CoA C-acetyltransferase has product MKNIVIASAVRTPVGSYGGALKDVSAVDLGTIVVKEALKRANVKPEQVDEVILGHVLQAAQGQNTTRQVLINSGIPKEVPGFTINKVCGSGLRAVSLAAQIIKAGDADVIVAGGMENMSATPYSVPGARWGQRMGDGKFIDTMIKDGLWDAFNQYHMGITAENIAEQWGITREEQDAFGLRSQNLAEKAVKSGRFKDEIVPVVVKTKKGEKVVDTDEFPRFGTTAEALAKLRPAFKKDGTVTAGNASGINDGAAAIVVMSEDKAKELGIKPLAKIVSYGSKGVDPSIMGYGPVGATKRALEAAGLKVEDLDLIEANEAFAAQSIAVARDLGFNMDIVNVNGGALALGHPIGCSGARILISLLYEMEKRDAKKGLATLCIGGGMGTAMIVERA; this is encoded by the coding sequence ATGAAAAATATAGTTATCGCAAGTGCAGTAAGAACACCAGTAGGAAGCTATGGCGGAGCTTTAAAAGATGTGTCAGCAGTAGATTTAGGAACAATTGTTGTTAAAGAAGCATTAAAAAGAGCTAATGTTAAGCCTGAACAAGTTGATGAAGTAATTCTTGGACACGTATTACAAGCAGCACAAGGACAAAACACAACTAGACAAGTATTAATAAATTCAGGAATACCAAAGGAAGTTCCAGGATTTACAATAAATAAAGTTTGTGGATCAGGATTAAGAGCAGTATCATTAGCAGCTCAAATCATAAAAGCTGGAGATGCAGATGTCATAGTTGCAGGTGGTATGGAAAACATGTCAGCTACTCCATACTCAGTACCAGGTGCTAGATGGGGACAAAGAATGGGAGACGGAAAATTCATTGATACAATGATTAAAGATGGTCTTTGGGATGCATTTAATCAATATCATATGGGAATAACTGCTGAAAACATAGCAGAACAGTGGGGAATAACTAGAGAAGAACAAGATGCATTTGGATTAAGATCTCAAAACTTAGCTGAAAAAGCAGTTAAATCAGGAAGATTTAAAGATGAAATAGTTCCAGTTGTAGTTAAAACTAAAAAAGGTGAAAAGGTAGTAGATACAGATGAATTCCCAAGATTCGGAACTACAGCTGAAGCTTTAGCTAAATTAAGACCTGCATTTAAAAAGGACGGAACAGTAACAGCAGGAAATGCTTCAGGTATCAATGATGGAGCTGCTGCAATAGTTGTAATGAGCGAAGATAAAGCTAAAGAATTAGGAATTAAACCATTAGCTAAAATAGTATCATATGGTTCAAAAGGTGTAGATCCAAGCATAATGGGATATGGACCAGTTGGAGCAACTAAGAGAGCACTTGAAGCTGCTGGATTAAAAGTAGAAGATTTAGATTTAATCGAAGCTAACGAAGCTTTCGCAGCTCAAAGCATAGCAGTAGCTAGAGATTTAGGATTTAATATGGATATAGTAAATGTAAATGGTGGAGCACTAGCTTTAGGACACCCAATTGGATGCTCTGGTGCAAGAATACTTATATCTTTACTATATGAAATGGAAAAGAGAGATGCTAAAAAAGGTCTTGCTACACTTTGCATAGGTGGTGGAATGGGTACTGCCATGATAGTTGAAAGAGCATAA
- the phnD gene encoding phosphate/phosphite/phosphonate ABC transporter substrate-binding protein — protein sequence MKKHKKILIFIIASVVINLVLYYAMDRNGVDGIIISIANILILCLATKSVCTDEEVVIKNISENDVVNIQEDKKLKDFILTASEEIAFNSQQLLWLGQNNINAFKNIHDMSYKVENYCQQNAASSEEINASVNQFVNFSKSLNDNIVKIRGFSLESSKMLNDNKNTLESVNVFLEELNEEISSASSRNEELMESSNNIYSIVDYIKQISVQTNLLSLNAAIEAARAGEAGRGFAIVANEIKKLSEQTQVAIKKIEDIVQDISVKISNSNEAMDKCDDKLGKVEEVMNKSAEAIEKIKNVVESIRDSVVDLEKESEQGLKNVTEVEAAVEEVASAVEDTHKLAYNSMEEVGYVKDKNEIMIKSFDELINISEELQKVSSKLKMENEIIFGVNPFTAPKNIKKMYVPIIEKVCKSIGYKARTIIVKDYDALSDNIEENIIDVGWFSPFAYVNAHEKSGVIPIVTPKINGKDYYKGYIIARKDSDIKTLKDLKDKRFGYVDINSASGCIYANHILKANNLYHNSLFKESYFLGSHDNVINAVLNGEIDAGATYDEALESARKEGVKVDDILILAQSDNIPKDTIGVNKNMNKKLIDKLKRAFIDTNDLNKIDTPVQGFIESFDEKYDVIRKIR from the coding sequence ATGAAAAAACACAAAAAAATCCTTATATTTATAATTGCATCAGTGGTTATAAATTTAGTTTTATATTATGCTATGGATCGTAATGGTGTTGACGGAATAATTATAAGTATAGCTAATATTTTGATATTGTGTTTAGCAACAAAATCAGTTTGTACAGATGAAGAGGTGGTAATTAAAAATATTTCTGAAAATGATGTTGTAAATATACAAGAAGATAAAAAATTAAAAGATTTTATACTAACAGCTTCTGAAGAAATTGCATTTAATTCACAGCAACTATTATGGCTTGGTCAAAATAATATTAATGCGTTTAAAAATATACATGATATGTCTTATAAAGTAGAAAATTATTGCCAGCAAAATGCTGCAAGTTCAGAAGAAATAAATGCAAGTGTTAATCAGTTTGTTAATTTTTCTAAAAGTTTAAATGATAATATAGTTAAAATTAGAGGATTTTCATTAGAATCTTCTAAAATGTTAAATGATAATAAAAATACACTGGAGAGTGTAAATGTTTTTTTAGAAGAGCTTAATGAAGAAATAAGTAGTGCTTCTAGTAGAAATGAAGAGCTTATGGAATCATCAAATAATATATATTCTATAGTAGACTATATAAAACAAATTTCAGTACAGACTAATTTATTATCTTTAAACGCTGCAATAGAAGCTGCAAGGGCAGGAGAAGCTGGTAGGGGATTTGCTATAGTTGCAAATGAAATAAAAAAGTTATCTGAACAAACTCAAGTTGCCATAAAAAAAATAGAGGACATCGTACAGGATATATCAGTTAAAATATCTAATTCTAATGAAGCTATGGATAAGTGTGATGATAAACTTGGTAAGGTAGAGGAAGTTATGAATAAATCTGCTGAAGCTATAGAAAAAATAAAAAATGTAGTTGAGTCTATAAGGGATTCTGTAGTTGATCTTGAAAAAGAATCTGAACAAGGGCTTAAGAATGTAACTGAAGTAGAAGCAGCAGTAGAAGAGGTAGCAAGTGCTGTAGAGGATACTCATAAATTAGCCTATAATTCTATGGAAGAGGTAGGTTATGTAAAGGATAAAAATGAAATAATGATTAAGTCTTTTGATGAACTAATAAATATATCAGAAGAATTACAAAAAGTATCGTCTAAGTTAAAAATGGAAAATGAAATTATTTTTGGAGTAAATCCCTTTACGGCTCCTAAAAATATAAAAAAAATGTACGTTCCAATAATAGAAAAAGTATGTAAATCCATAGGATATAAGGCTAGAACTATAATAGTAAAAGATTATGATGCTTTAAGTGACAATATTGAAGAAAATATTATAGATGTAGGTTGGTTTTCTCCTTTTGCATATGTAAATGCACATGAAAAGTCAGGAGTTATTCCCATTGTTACGCCTAAAATAAATGGTAAAGATTATTATAAAGGATATATAATAGCTAGAAAAGATAGTGATATTAAAACTCTAAAAGATTTAAAAGATAAGAGGTTTGGATATGTAGATATTAATAGTGCATCAGGATGTATATATGCAAATCATATTTTAAAAGCCAATAATCTATATCATAATAGTTTATTTAAAGAATCATACTTTTTAGGAAGTCATGACAATGTAATAAATGCTGTTTTAAACGGAGAAATAGATGCAGGGGCAACTTATGATGAAGCATTAGAGAGTGCAAGAAAAGAAGGGGTTAAAGTAGATGATATTTTAATACTTGCACAAAGTGATAATATACCTAAAGATACTATTGGTGTAAATAAAAATATGAATAAGAAATTAATAGATAAATTAAAGAGAGCATTTATAGATACTAATGATTTAAATAAAATAGATACACCAGTACAGGGATTTATAGAAAGCTTTGATGAGAAGTATGATGTAATAAGGAAGATTAGATGA
- a CDS encoding 2-hydroxyacid dehydrogenase has protein sequence MRISILEPLGLPKEEVYSIAKPLINKGHKIIFYEDKIEDTEILKERAKGADVLVLANMPLNAEVIRSDENLKMVSVAFTGIDHVDTKACIDKNIRVCNAAGYSTSSVAELTYGLIFSVFRNIVPLDKVTRESGTRVGFSQSELLGKTIGIVGTGAIGIRVGEIAKAFGCKVLAYSRTQKQQAIDLGFEYVSLDELVSGSDVISLHVPLNNETRGMLSKEKINLMKPSAILINTARGSVIDNIALAEALKQSKIAGAGIDVFEIEPPIEKMNPLFNIPNVVVTPHIAFATKEAMYRRAKITFDNIEKWIEGNPQNIML, from the coding sequence ATGCGTATATCAATATTAGAACCATTAGGATTACCAAAAGAAGAAGTATATTCTATAGCTAAACCACTTATTAATAAAGGACATAAAATAATATTTTATGAAGATAAGATAGAGGATACAGAAATCCTTAAAGAAAGAGCTAAGGGTGCGGATGTTTTAGTATTAGCTAATATGCCTTTAAATGCAGAAGTAATAAGATCAGATGAAAATCTTAAAATGGTTTCTGTTGCTTTTACAGGAATAGATCATGTAGATACAAAAGCATGTATTGATAAAAATATCAGGGTGTGTAATGCAGCAGGGTATAGTACATCTTCTGTAGCAGAACTTACATATGGACTTATTTTTTCTGTATTTAGAAATATAGTTCCTTTAGATAAGGTTACAAGAGAATCTGGTACAAGAGTAGGATTTTCACAAAGTGAACTTTTAGGAAAAACTATCGGTATAGTTGGAACTGGAGCTATAGGCATAAGGGTTGGAGAAATAGCTAAAGCTTTTGGATGCAAGGTATTAGCTTATAGTAGAACACAAAAACAACAAGCTATAGATCTAGGATTTGAATATGTATCCTTAGATGAGTTAGTATCTGGTAGCGATGTGATTTCATTGCATGTACCATTGAATAATGAAACAAGAGGCATGTTAAGCAAAGAAAAGATAAATTTAATGAAGCCATCAGCTATATTAATTAATACAGCTAGAGGATCAGTTATAGATAATATTGCTTTAGCCGAAGCTTTAAAGCAAAGTAAAATTGCTGGTGCTGGTATTGATGTTTTTGAAATTGAACCACCAATAGAAAAGATGAATCCTTTATTTAATATTCCAAATGTTGTTGTAACTCCGCATATTGCTTTTGCCACAAAGGAAGCTATGTATAGAAGGGCAAAAATAACTTTTGATAATATAGAAAAATGGATAGAAGGAAATCCTCAAAATATAATGTTATAG
- a CDS encoding MIP/aquaporin family protein, with the protein MSEFMAEFLGTMLLILLGDGVVASVALNKSKGQNGGWIVVTTSWAVAVAVPALIFGAISGAHFNPAVTIAFAAIKFKGFAWSMVPTYIIAQMLGAMLGAALVWITYLPHWSETEDPAVKLGVFCTAPAIRNSASNLVTEIIGTFVLVFAILGLSTVDQAPGIGVYSVGLVILVIGLALGGPTGYAINPARDLGPRIAHAILPIAGKGGSDWGYAWIPVVGPIIGGVVGAVLANAVFTL; encoded by the coding sequence ATGTCTGAATTTATGGCAGAATTTTTAGGAACAATGCTACTTATCTTATTAGGTGACGGTGTAGTTGCCAGTGTAGCACTTAACAAGAGTAAGGGTCAAAATGGAGGTTGGATAGTTGTAACAACATCTTGGGCAGTAGCAGTTGCCGTTCCAGCACTTATATTTGGCGCAATAAGTGGAGCACACTTTAATCCAGCAGTTACAATAGCTTTTGCAGCAATTAAGTTTAAGGGTTTTGCTTGGTCAATGGTTCCAACATATATAATAGCTCAAATGTTAGGAGCAATGTTAGGAGCTGCATTAGTATGGATTACTTACCTACCACACTGGAGTGAAACAGAAGATCCAGCAGTAAAACTTGGAGTATTTTGTACAGCACCAGCAATTAGAAACAGTGCTTCAAATCTTGTAACAGAAATCATAGGAACATTTGTACTTGTATTTGCAATCTTAGGACTTTCAACAGTAGATCAAGCACCAGGAATTGGAGTATATTCAGTTGGACTTGTAATATTAGTAATTGGTCTTGCATTAGGTGGACCTACAGGATACGCAATCAATCCTGCCAGAGATTTAGGACCTCGTATAGCACATGCTATTTTACCTATAGCAGGAAAAGGCGGATCAGACTGGGGATATGCTTGGATACCAGTAGTCGGACCAATTATAGGTGGAGTAGTTGGAGCAGTATTAGCTAATGCGGTATTTACTCTTTAA
- a CDS encoding sugar phosphate nucleotidyltransferase produces MIYALILAGGKGTRLYPLSREKSPKQFLKVINEKSFLRNTVDRISSIVDKQNTYVVTNKDYIDKIKDELSDINQDNIFIEPANKETPL; encoded by the coding sequence GTGATATATGCACTAATATTGGCCGGTGGAAAAGGGACAAGGCTTTATCCCTTATCTCGTGAAAAAAGTCCAAAACAATTTTTAAAGGTTATTAATGAAAAAAGTTTTTTAAGAAATACTGTGGATAGAATAAGTTCAATTGTAGATAAACAAAACACGTATGTTGTTACAAATAAGGATTATATAGATAAGATAAAAGATGAATTATCAGATATAAATCAAGATAATATTTTCATTGAACCTGCTAATAAGGAGACCCCTTTGTAG
- a CDS encoding DUF1667 domain-containing protein: MSEMRELTCIGCPMGCLLEVTIEDGKVVDVKGNNCLRGKTYAEKECTNPTRIVTSSVKVEGGEIDAVSVKTEADIPKDKIFKCVEELRGVTIPAPIKVGDVVAKDIAGTGVNIIATKSVAKAN; this comes from the coding sequence ATGAGTGAAATGAGAGAATTAACATGTATAGGATGCCCTATGGGTTGTTTATTAGAAGTTACTATAGAAGATGGTAAAGTTGTAGATGTAAAAGGTAACAATTGTTTAAGAGGAAAGACTTATGCAGAAAAAGAATGTACTAATCCAACAAGAATAGTTACATCATCTGTTAAAGTCGAAGGTGGAGAAATTGATGCTGTTTCTGTAAAAACAGAAGCTGATATTCCAAAGGATAAAATATTTAAATGTGTAGAAGAACTTAGAGGAGTTACTATACCAGCACCTATAAAAGTTGGAGATGTAGTTGCAAAGGATATAGCTGGTACAGGTGTTAATATAATTGCTACAAAAAGTGTTGCAAAAGCAAACTAA
- a CDS encoding 3-hydroxybutyryl-CoA dehydrogenase — protein MKICVLGAGTMGSGIAQAFAVKGHKVVLRDIKDEFVERGISGVNKSLSKLVKKGKMEEAKKDEILSNITGTVDLNMAADCDLVVEAAIENMEIKKQIFGELDKICKPQTILASNTSSLSITEVASATNRPEKVIGMHFFNPAPVMKLIEVIRGMATSKETFDAVKEISTEIGKEPVEVAEAPGFVVNRILIPIINEAVGILAEGIASAEDIDTAMKLGANHPMGPLALGDLIGLDVCLAIMDVLYKETGDSKYRAHTLLRKYVRAGYFGRKSGRGFHDYSK, from the coding sequence ATGAAAATATGTGTTCTAGGTGCTGGAACAATGGGATCAGGAATTGCTCAAGCATTTGCTGTAAAAGGGCATAAAGTTGTTTTAAGAGATATTAAGGATGAATTTGTAGAAAGAGGAATTAGTGGTGTAAATAAGAGTCTTTCAAAGTTAGTTAAAAAAGGAAAGATGGAAGAAGCAAAAAAAGATGAAATACTTTCTAATATAACTGGAACAGTTGACCTTAATATGGCAGCTGATTGTGACCTAGTTGTAGAAGCAGCAATAGAAAATATGGAAATCAAAAAGCAGATATTTGGAGAGCTAGATAAGATATGTAAACCACAAACAATTTTAGCTTCAAATACATCTTCACTTTCAATAACAGAAGTTGCATCAGCAACAAATAGACCTGAAAAAGTTATAGGAATGCACTTCTTCAATCCAGCTCCAGTAATGAAGCTTATAGAAGTTATAAGAGGAATGGCAACATCAAAGGAAACTTTTGATGCTGTTAAAGAAATATCAACTGAAATTGGTAAGGAACCAGTAGAAGTTGCAGAAGCTCCTGGATTTGTTGTAAATAGAATTTTAATTCCAATAATTAATGAAGCTGTTGGAATCCTTGCAGAAGGAATTGCATCAGCAGAAGATATAGATACAGCTATGAAACTTGGAGCTAATCATCCAATGGGACCTTTAGCATTGGGGGATCTTATAGGACTTGATGTATGTCTTGCTATAATGGATGTATTATATAAAGAAACAGGGGATTCAAAATATAGAGCTCACACATTACTTAGAAAATATGTTAGAGCTGGATATTTTGGAAGAAAATCAGGAAGAGGATTCCACGATTATTCAAAATAA
- a CDS encoding MIP/aquaporin family protein, translating into MSRFMAEFLGTMLLILLGDGVVACVSLNKSKGQNGGWIVVTTSWAIAVAVPALIFGAISGAHFNPAVTIAFALINFGDITWRMVPGYIIAQMLGAMVGAALVWIAYLPHWSETKDPAVKLGVFCTAPAIRNSAANLITEIIGTFVLVFAILGLSKAAQAPGIGMYSVGLVILVIGLALGGPTGYAINPARDLGPRIAHAILPIAGKGDSDWGYSWIPVVGPIIGGIIGALLFAALF; encoded by the coding sequence ATGTCTAGATTTATGGCAGAATTCTTAGGCACAATGTTACTTATTCTATTAGGTGATGGTGTAGTAGCTTGCGTATCATTAAATAAGAGTAAGGGACAAAATGGAGGATGGATAGTTGTAACAACATCTTGGGCAATAGCAGTAGCTGTTCCAGCACTTATATTTGGTGCAATAAGTGGAGCTCACTTTAATCCAGCTGTTACTATAGCCTTTGCATTAATTAATTTTGGTGATATAACTTGGAGAATGGTTCCAGGTTATATAATTGCACAGATGTTAGGAGCTATGGTGGGAGCCGCTCTAGTATGGATTGCTTATTTACCTCATTGGAGTGAAACTAAAGATCCAGCAGTAAAGCTAGGAGTATTTTGTACTGCACCAGCAATTAGAAATAGTGCTGCCAATCTTATAACAGAAATTATAGGAACATTTGTACTTGTATTTGCAATTTTAGGGCTTTCAAAGGCAGCTCAAGCACCGGGAATTGGAATGTATTCAGTTGGACTTGTAATATTAGTAATTGGTCTTGCGTTAGGTGGACCAACAGGATATGCAATTAATCCAGCTAGAGATTTAGGACCGCGTATAGCACATGCAATATTACCTATAGCAGGAAAAGGAGATTCAGATTGGGGATATTCGTGGATACCAGTAGTTGGACCAATAATAGGAGGAATAATAGGTGCTTTATTATTTGCAGCTCTATTTTAA
- the glpK gene encoding glycerol kinase GlpK has translation MLKIFQCLKNRKKLEEYDTTVDITDIDKKFIMALDQGTTSSRCIIFNKQGEIISVSQKEFSQIYPKPGWVEHDPMDIWATQLGVAQEALNKAGLDAKDIGAIGITNQRETTVVWNKKTGEPIYNAIVWQCRRTSEYCDKLKEEGFDKKIKEKTGLILDAYFSATKIKWILDNASGARKKAEKGDLIFGNIDTWLIWNLTKGRAHITDYTNASRTMLYNIHELKWDEDILKKLNIPKSMLPQVKSSSEVYGKTHPSVFGALIPISGDAGDQQAALFGQMCCEAGMAKNTYGTGCFLLMNTGEKAVESKSGLLTTMAASYNRNIQYALEGSIFIGGGVIQWLRDEFRMIKTAPESEKYANRVDNCNGVYLVPAFVGLGAPYWDAYARGTIVGITRGTKKEHIIRAALESMAYQTYDVLKCMEEDSNVKLQALKVDGGACANDFLMQFQADILNVDVQRPEVIETTAMGAAYLAGLAVGYWKNNKDILENYKISKDFQPTMQKDTREKLVSGWHKAIVRSKTWEK, from the coding sequence ATGTTAAAAATATTTCAGTGTTTAAAAAATCGCAAAAAGTTAGAAGAGTATGATACTACAGTAGATATAACTGATATAGATAAGAAGTTTATCATGGCATTAGATCAAGGAACTACAAGTTCAAGATGCATTATATTTAATAAGCAGGGAGAGATAATATCTGTATCTCAAAAAGAATTTTCTCAAATATATCCTAAACCTGGATGGGTAGAACATGATCCTATGGATATATGGGCAACGCAGTTAGGCGTTGCCCAAGAGGCTTTAAATAAAGCGGGTTTGGATGCAAAAGATATTGGGGCTATAGGAATTACTAATCAAAGAGAAACAACGGTAGTATGGAATAAAAAAACAGGAGAACCTATATATAATGCTATAGTATGGCAGTGTAGGAGAACTTCAGAATACTGTGATAAGTTAAAAGAAGAGGGATTTGATAAAAAAATAAAAGAAAAAACGGGACTAATTTTAGATGCTTATTTTTCAGCTACAAAAATCAAATGGATATTAGATAATGCATCTGGAGCAAGGAAAAAAGCTGAAAAAGGAGATTTAATATTCGGGAATATAGATACCTGGTTAATTTGGAATTTAACAAAAGGAAGAGCCCATATAACGGATTATACTAATGCCTCAAGAACAATGCTATATAATATTCATGAATTGAAATGGGATGAGGATATATTAAAAAAGTTAAATATACCTAAATCTATGTTGCCACAAGTAAAATCTTCAAGTGAGGTCTATGGAAAAACACATCCGTCAGTTTTTGGAGCACTTATACCGATATCAGGGGATGCTGGAGATCAGCAGGCAGCATTATTTGGACAGATGTGTTGCGAGGCGGGTATGGCTAAAAACACTTATGGAACGGGTTGTTTTTTATTGATGAATACAGGTGAAAAAGCAGTAGAATCTAAAAGTGGACTTCTAACAACAATGGCAGCATCTTATAATAGAAATATACAATATGCTCTTGAAGGAAGTATATTCATAGGGGGAGGTGTAATTCAGTGGTTACGTGATGAATTTAGGATGATAAAAACAGCTCCAGAGTCGGAGAAATATGCAAATAGGGTGGATAATTGTAATGGAGTATACTTAGTTCCCGCATTTGTTGGGCTAGGGGCGCCGTATTGGGATGCTTATGCAAGGGGAACTATAGTTGGAATTACTAGAGGTACGAAAAAGGAGCATATAATTAGAGCTGCATTAGAATCTATGGCATATCAAACTTATGATGTGTTGAAATGCATGGAAGAAGATTCAAATGTAAAATTACAGGCTTTAAAGGTTGACGGAGGAGCTTGTGCCAATGATTTTTTAATGCAATTTCAAGCTGATATTTTAAATGTTGATGTGCAAAGGCCGGAGGTTATAGAGACTACAGCCATGGGAGCAGCATATCTTGCAGGGCTTGCAGTTGGATATTGGAAGAATAATAAAGATATATTAGAAAACTATAAAATATCAAAGGATTTTCAACCTACAATGCAGAAGGATACAAGAGAGAAACTTGTAAGTGGATGGCATAAAGCTATTGTAAGATCAAAGACATGGGAAAAATAA